The DNA segment ATGGAACCTTATGACAACCATGCTAACACAGGGGGGAAGTCTATTAACGCAAAATTGCTGATTAAGAGTCAAAGTGAGTGAATAGAAGGAGTCTATTGACGCAGAATTGCTGATTGGTTATGAAAGTGAGTGAATAGAAGGAGTCTATTGACGCAAAAATGCTGAGTAAGAGTCAAAGTGAGTGAATAGAAGCAGTCTATTGACGCAAAATTGCTGAGTAAGAGTCAAAGTGAGTGAATAGAAGCAGTCTATTGACGCAAAAATGCTGAGTAAGAGTCAAAGTGAGTGAATAGAAGCAGCCTATTGACGCAAAATTGCTGATTGGTTATGAAAGTGAGTGAATAGAAGCAGTCTATTGACGCAGAATTACTAGGTAGAAGAAGAAGTGAGTGAATAGATGTAGTCTATTCACTCAAAAATGCTGAACGAAAGTAAAAATGAGTGAATAGACACTCCATCTTCGCCCACATAGAAAAAGCCACCCTATAGCAGGGTGGCTTTGTAATTTTACTATATATCACTCAGTTGATACAGATGGGTCTGCTTGCAACTTTACTGGTACTACCATGAGGAAGTGCTTCGTTACATCCTCTAGAAGAAGCTGAATTTCTTTAGCCTCGTCTGCTTGATTTGAATCAACAAGTGCTTGAATATATTGGCTGAGAAGTTCTTTAACATCCTCAGAACCTTTTTCGTCTAGAGATACAATTTCAACCTTTGCACCTTTCGCGATGCGGCGCTTTAAGGCTTCTTCCGTTAATCCCATTTCTGGTTGATGTCTGAGGTAGACTACTCCACCAGTCATACCAGCACATGCCCAAGGGCCTGGGTCTCCAAGAACAAGACCGCGACCATTAGTCATATATTCAAAGGCAAATCCTTTAATACTTGCATACGTTCCGAGGTTTCCATCAAGATCCTTTGGAAGCGGCTCACTCAGACGTTGACCAACAACAATATCTGCACCAGAAAGACGAATTCCAGCACGAGAGTCGGCACATCCTTGAACCATAAAGGTTCCTTTTTGGGCTCCATATCCAAATCCTTTTCCGACAGAACCATTGACATATTGTCCATTAGCTCCTGGAGATTTCATGATTTGGATTAAGCCACCAAAGGCTGTTTTACCAACACCGTCTTGACCACCACCAGTGATTCGGGCATTAATGCCTTCTGTTAGATAAGCACCAAAACCATTACCAACAATCGAGCCGTTGCGGTAGTTTAGTTCTACTGGATCTAAGTTTTGATAAGATCCGTCTAAACGGCCACGAACTCGATGACAAGAGACACGGCTAGCTAAGTTCCGCTGTTCACTAGTAACGGCCGAGAATTCGCGAGATTCAAGTAGTACATCTTGGTTACTATCTAAATATTCAGCACCAACAGCCATAGCCAAGCGCTGCTCAAAACGTTCTTCTTCTACTTTGTAGGCTTCAAGCTCTGTTACTTCAAGCTTTTCAAGTAGTGGGCTAAGATCCATAACGTCAGTTCCAGCTGTTTGCTCGAGTAGATCAGAGCGCCCTACAAGGTCTTGGGTGCGTTTAAATCCTAGCATGCCAGTTAGACGCTTAAGTTCTTCTCCAAAAGCAGTATATAGGTTCGTTAGCCCCTGAACAGAAGGCTCATATTGACGTGGAACGAAACGACGCAGACCATGCTCTTTTGCTTGTACTTCACTATCGATTTGTGTGGCAATACCCACATGACAGGTGTCTAAGTGACAACCACGGCATGCTGTGCAGCCAACAGCAATCATGGAAAGTGTTCCGAAACCAACTCGGTTTGCTCCAAGCAGCATCACTTTTAAAACATCTAATGGACTCTTCAAACCGCCATCAGTCCAAATTTCAACTTTATGACGAAGTCCAGCTTCGATAAGGGCATTGTGTGCAGCTTTTACCCCAATTTCAACTGGTAAACCTACATGCTGTAGGGCATGGATACGCGCAGCACCAGTACCACCATCAAATCCACTTAACGTGATAAAGTCAGCGCCCGCTTTCGCGATACCAACAGCGATCGTTCCGATATTAGGAACAATAGGAACCTTAACAGTAACTTTGGCTTTATCGTTTGCAGTTTTAAGCTCGGAAATCATTTGAGCTAAATCCTCGATAGAGTAAATATCATGGTTATTAGAAGGTGAAATTAGATCTGAACCAATGGTTGCATTACGAGCCTCAGCAATTTTAGCTGTGACCTTAGAACCAGGTAAGTGACCACCTTCCCCAGGCTTCGCACCCTGACCAATTTTAATTTCTAATAGATTTGAAGAGTTTAATAACTCAGCATTTACACCAAAACGTCCTGAGGCTATTTGTTGTCCTCTTGTGTTTGGATATTTTCCTAACATATCCTTGATTTCTCCACCTTCACCGTTGAAGGAAATCATATTTAATCGATCGGCGGCTTCAGCATAGCTTCGGAAAGCAGTTTCGTTTTGGGAACCAAAGGACATAGACGAGATTATAAATGGCAGACTATGATCATTTACACTAACATCCACATCTTTAGCCTCATACTTTTGACTGGATTCCTTAAGCGAGGCTAGATGACGAATACTTAGTGGGTTTTTGGCTTCAATTTCATCTAATTTGTCACGGAAATCATCAAAACTTCCGCCGCGTGCGATGTCCCCAATCGATTTCCATACACGAGGTAAGATGTGGAAGCTCTTACCTGGACGTACTTTTTCATCTTTAAAATCTTCGCGTCTAGCAATAGCATCCTGTTTCATATCTTCATAGTTAAACTTTAAATCTTTTGATCCTAAGAAGTTCGTAATTCGTAACAGATCTGCAAAGGAATCGTGCAACCCAATAGCAGAGAATAGACGGGAATACCCTCGTAATTCGTGAATTCCGATAGTTGAGATAACTTTTTCAAGTCCTTTATTTAGTGCACTGAACAGATTTTTAGTTGGTGTGAGTTCATCCTCAGAAACTGTTGCAAACATGAGATAAGGATTTACCGCATCGGCACCTAGTCCAAAAATGGTTACGATATCGTGTAATGAGCGAAGAGCTGCTGAACGAATCATAAGAGATACAGAACGACGCTTATGTTGCTCTACAAGATGCTTATCAATAGCTGATACCACCAAATGTGGGTCCAACCATAAATTGTCTTCTTGATGTGATTGTTGGTCATCTAATAGAACGATGTCGATATTCTCTTCATCGATTGCTTTTTCTACTTCTATAGCTAAACGTTGGATAGCCTCTTCAAAATTTTCATCTTCTTTAGCAGTAATGGAAACTTGTTTAGCTGAACCATTTTGCTCAAATAGAGTAATGATTTCTTCATAGGATGGATGTTTTTCTGCCTCTGAAAATATTTTCCCATGAGAACCTTCCATTAAAATAGGTGATTGAATTTCTATAGTGTATGGAAGCTCTTCCTTCGTAAATAGGGAAGGGCGTTTTCCTAATACGGTCCTTGTAGAAAAATGCTCGGCCTCACGATCACGGTCAATGGCAGGATTCGTAACAACGGCCACGCTTTCCTTTAAGAAATTCGCAATATTTTTTCTATCTGGATGAAGAGCGGCTAAAGGTACGTCATGCCCTAAAGAACGAATCGGTTCAGCCCCTTTTTCAGCCATTTGTTCTAGTAATTGAATATCTTCACGATCCCAACCAAATGC comes from the Bacillaceae bacterium S4-13-56 genome and includes:
- a CDS encoding glutamate synthase-related protein, whose amino-acid sequence is MTQKWTPAEFKDFKNAEHDACGIVSCIQKENVPTKENIDKVIKSLCTMNHRAGFINQEGDGVGIHMDIPRELWKEKLKQAQIDPSLVDEEGFVVGHYFIKKQPDVEEKMNALRKLFEDNDFEFVFETTEVTNTEALGPMGKKEEPVFWQFALKALKTDQVEAELFDLLIESEKDEDVHVASLSTFHVVYKLMGAGDQLPLYYQDLSHPKVASSMTLGHNRYSTNTLSNFFRVQPFSVLGHNGEINTIAKLRDEAEMLGVPLTVGGSDSQDLNRTIETFIKRHGYSLFEVLDMMFPPIMNELRRYPEHLQDLYAYIREAWGHFAQGPAGIISRYGDEAAFSLDALGLRPLWQLETENAYLFSSEPGILPNSQYVADPKPLSPGEKVGVKWDAEGKLKVYDHFAYQEEVYKRMSQKLSFEGFRHRIKPSQAKDSFAKPTIKNVHNGWYAAFGWDREDIQLLEQMAEKGAEPIRSLGHDVPLAALHPDRKNIANFLKESVAVVTNPAIDRDREAEHFSTRTVLGKRPSLFTKEELPYTIEIQSPILMEGSHGKIFSEAEKHPSYEEIITLFEQNGSAKQVSITAKEDENFEEAIQRLAIEVEKAIDEENIDIVLLDDQQSHQEDNLWLDPHLVVSAIDKHLVEQHKRRSVSLMIRSAALRSLHDIVTIFGLGADAVNPYLMFATVSEDELTPTKNLFSALNKGLEKVISTIGIHELRGYSRLFSAIGLHDSFADLLRITNFLGSKDLKFNYEDMKQDAIARREDFKDEKVRPGKSFHILPRVWKSIGDIARGGSFDDFRDKLDEIEAKNPLSIRHLASLKESSQKYEAKDVDVSVNDHSLPFIISSMSFGSQNETAFRSYAEAADRLNMISFNGEGGEIKDMLGKYPNTRGQQIASGRFGVNAELLNSSNLLEIKIGQGAKPGEGGHLPGSKVTAKIAEARNATIGSDLISPSNNHDIYSIEDLAQMISELKTANDKAKVTVKVPIVPNIGTIAVGIAKAGADFITLSGFDGGTGAARIHALQHVGLPVEIGVKAAHNALIEAGLRHKVEIWTDGGLKSPLDVLKVMLLGANRVGFGTLSMIAVGCTACRGCHLDTCHVGIATQIDSEVQAKEHGLRRFVPRQYEPSVQGLTNLYTAFGEELKRLTGMLGFKRTQDLVGRSDLLEQTAGTDVMDLSPLLEKLEVTELEAYKVEEERFEQRLAMAVGAEYLDSNQDVLLESREFSAVTSEQRNLASRVSCHRVRGRLDGSYQNLDPVELNYRNGSIVGNGFGAYLTEGINARITGGGQDGVGKTAFGGLIQIMKSPGANGQYVNGSVGKGFGYGAQKGTFMVQGCADSRAGIRLSGADIVVGQRLSEPLPKDLDGNLGTYASIKGFAFEYMTNGRGLVLGDPGPWACAGMTGGVVYLRHQPEMGLTEEALKRRIAKGAKVEIVSLDEKGSEDVKELLSQYIQALVDSNQADEAKEIQLLLEDVTKHFLMVVPVKLQADPSVSTE